A window of Camelina sativa cultivar DH55 unplaced genomic scaffold, Cs unpScaffold01678, whole genome shotgun sequence genomic DNA:
ACGTCATTGATGTATACAATCCCGACGGCCCTCTCTGCCGCGGTCTCGACGAGGGTAAGCAACGAGTTAGGAGCAGGACGGCCGGAGAAAGCACGAACCGCGGCGACTGTAGCGGTTGGGGCCGCCTTGGCCGTGTCAATATTTGGACTTGTGGGGACCACCGTGGGGAGAGACGCATGGGGGAGAGTTTTCACGGCGGACGGAGTAGTCCTCGAGCTGACGGCGGCGGTTCTTCCGGTGATAGGAGCTTGTGAGCTTGCCAACTGTCCTCAAACCATTAGCTGTGGGATCCTACGTGGCAGCGCGAGGCCACGTGTAGGAGCTAAGATT
This region includes:
- the LOC104774150 gene encoding protein DETOXIFICATION 55-like; its protein translation is MYTIPTALSAAVSTRVSNELGAGRPEKARTAATVAVGAALAVSIFGLVGTTVGRDAWGRVFTADGVVLELTAAVLPVIGACELANCPQTISCGILRGSARPRVGAKINFYAFYVVGAPVAVVLAFVWGLGFMGLCYGLLGAQLACAISILTVVYNTDWNKESLKAHDL